In Rhinoraja longicauda isolate Sanriku21f chromosome 39, sRhiLon1.1, whole genome shotgun sequence, one DNA window encodes the following:
- the LOC144611252 gene encoding tubulin alpha chain-like codes for MPSDKTIGGGDDSFNTFFSETGAGKHVPRAVFIDLEPTVIDEVRTGTYRQLFHPEQLITGKEDAANNYARGHCSIGKEIVDLVLDRIRKLADLCTGLQGFLIFHSFGGGTGSGFTSLLMERLSVDYGKKSKLEFSVYPAPQISTAVVEPYNAVLVTHCTLEHSDCAFMMDNEAIYDVCRRNLDIERPTYTNLNRLMAQIVSSITASLRFDGALNVDLTEFQTNLVPYPRIHFPLVTYAPIISAEKAFHEELSVSQLTNSCFEPANQMVKCDPRQGKYMACCMLYRGDVVPKDVNAAIATIKTKRSIQFVDWCPTGFKVGINYQPPTVVPGGDLAKVQRAVCMLSNTTAISMAWTRMNLKFDKMYAKRAFVHWYVGEGLEEGEFQDAREDMASLEKDYEEVAVDSADLERKGEEEE; via the exons ATGCCCAGCGACAAGACCATCGGGGGCGGCGATGACTCCTTCAACACCTTCTTCAGCGAGACGGGGGCGGGCAAGCACGTCCCACGGGCTGTGTTCATCGACCTGGAACCTACGGTGATCG atgaggTGCGGACCGGCACCTACCGGCAGCTTTTTCACCCCGAGCAGCTCATCACCGGAAAGGAGGACGCGGCCAATAATTACGCCCGCGGCCACTGCTCCATCGGCAAGGAGATCGTGGACCTGGTCCTGGATCGCATCCGGAAGCTG GCCGATCTGTGCACCGGACTCCAGGGGTTCCTCATCTTCCACAGTTTCGGCGGCGGCACCGGCTCGGGATTCACCTCGCTCCTCATGGAGAGACTCTCCGTGGATTACGGCAAGAAATCCAAGCTAGAGTTTTCCGTCTACCCGGCGCCGCAGATCTCCACCGCCGTGGTCGAGCCCTATAACGCGGTGCTGGTCACCCACTGCACCCTGGAGCACTCCGACTGCGCCTTCATGATGGACAACGAGGCCATTTACGACGTGTGTCGGCGGAACCTGGATATTGAGCGCCCCACCTACACCAACCTCAATCGTCTTATGGCGCAGATCGTGTCGTCCATCACCGCCTCGCTACGCTTTGATGGTGCCCTCAACGTGGACCTGACTGAGTTTCAAACCAATCTGGTCCCCTACCCGCGCATCCACTTCCCGCTCGTCACGTACGCGCCCATTATTTCGGCCGAGAAGGCTTTCCACGAGGAACTGTCCGTTTCACAATTGACCAACTCTTGCTTCGAGCCGGCCAACCAGATGGTGAAGTGCGACCCACGCCAGGGCAAGTACATGGCGTGTTGCATGCTGTACCGCGGGGACGTGGTGCCCAAGGACGTCAACGCCGCCATCGCCACCATCAAGACCAAGCGCTCCATACAGTTCGTGGACTGGTGTCCGACCGGGTTCAAG GTGGGCATCAACTACCAACCCCCGACGGTGGTGCCGGGGGGCGACCTGGCAAAGGTGCAACGCGCTGTCTGCATGCTGAGCAACACCACCGCCATCTCCATGGCCTGGACCCGCATGAACCTCAAGTTCGACAAGATGTACGCCAAGCGGGCCTTTGTCCACTGGTACGTGGGCGAGGGATTGGAGGAAGGGGAGTTCCAGGACGCGCGGGAGGACATGGCGTCACTGGAGAAGGACTACGAAGAGGTGGCCGTGGATTCCGCCGACCTCGAAagaaagggggaagaggaagaataA